Proteins co-encoded in one Microcebus murinus isolate Inina chromosome 5, M.murinus_Inina_mat1.0, whole genome shotgun sequence genomic window:
- the MRPL2 gene encoding large ribosomal subunit protein uL2m, whose protein sequence is MALLAVTRALGSLSLAPLAIATPVPSLLPAAQVMNNAFLRLPSALVSLPCRPLLTSAACSANFVSWKSRTKYTIKPVKMRKSGGRDHTGRIRVHGIGGGHKKRYRMIDFLRFRPEQETSPGPFEEKVVMVRYDPCRSADIALVAGGSRKRWIIATENMQAGDVILNSNHIGRMAVAAREGDAHPLGALPVGTLINNVESEPGRGAQYIRAAGTCGVLLRKVNGTAIIQLPSKRQMQVLETCIATVGRVSNVDHNKRVIGKAGRNRWLGKRPSSGLWHRKGGWAGRKIRPLPPMKSYVKLPSAAAQS, encoded by the exons ATGGCCCTGTTGGCAGTGACCCGCGCTCTGGGCTCCCTGAGCCTGGCGCCCTTGGCCATCGCAACGCCTGTCCCGAGTCTGCTCCCCGCCGCCCAG gtgATGAACAATGCCTTCCTCCGATTGCCTTCTGCCTTGGTGTCACTCCCCTGCCGCCCACTCCTTACTTCTGCAGCTTGTAGTGCCAACTTTGTGTCCTGGAAGAGTCGTACCAAGTACACCATTAAACCAGTGAAGATGAGGAAGTCTGGGGGCCGAGACCACACAG GCCGTATCCGAGTGCATGGTATTGGTGGGGGCCACAAGAAACGATATCGCATGATTGACTTTCTTCGTTTCCGGCCTGAACAAGAGACCTCGCCGGGACCCTTTGAGGAGAAGGTTGTCATGGTCCGCTATGATCCCTGTAG GTCAGCAGACATAGCTCTGGTTGCTGGAGGTAGCCGGAAACGCTGGATCATTGCCACAGAGAACATGCAGGCTGGAGATGTAATCCTCAACTCTAACCACATAGGCAGAATGGCAG TTGCTGCCCGGGAAGGGGATGCACATCCTCTTGGGGCCCTGCCTGTGGGGACTCTCATCAACAACGTGGAAAGTGAGCCAGGCCGGGGGGCCCAGTATATCCGAGCTGCAG GGACTTGTGGTGTGCTGCTTCGGAAGGTAAATGGGACAGCCATTATCCAGCTGCCTTCTAAGAGGCAgatgcag GTGCTGGAAACGTGCATAGCAACAGTCGGCCGAGTATCCAACGTCGATCATAACAAACGGGTCATCGGCAAGGCAGGTCGCAACCGCTGGCTGGGCAAGAGGCCTTCCAGCGGGCTATGGCACCGCaaggggggctgggctggcagaAAGATTCGACCACTGCCCCCTATGAAGAGTTATGTGAAGCTGCCCTCCGCTGCTGCCCAAAGCTGA